The Cutaneotrichosporon cavernicola HIS019 DNA, chromosome: 3 region CAACGTCTCACTATTTAAACACACGGGGCTGCCCCTTATTCTGCACAATTACTTATTACCATGTCCTTTCCTGTACACTCTAGGTCCCCCGCCAGGTCCAATCCAGAGTCGCGACGGCCCAGCACCGACGAGCCCGCATCCGTGAATGTGGAACCCTCGCCAATCGCGGTGTTGGCCGACTTCCCATGCCAACTGGCGCCGGCTGGGCAGCCAGCAACGCCTTGCATCCtcccgccgcgcccaccaAATCGGCATTCCTTCAATATCGGGATGGGGAACCTCCTCCGGCAGAGACGGGGACTGAGGAGCAATtccgagaaggagggatCGTTGGTATTCCGGGAGttggaggacgaggcaATGAAGTCGTCCCTCAATAAGTCGCCATCGGACCAGAACCCGATCCTCACTGAATCGGAGCTCCCAAGCCCCAGTCCCAGCACCCCAACGTTCCCCGGACCTAGTAGGCGGGCAATCGATACAATTGTGATGGAGCacgcgtcctcgctcaTGCCCCTTGATGAGGGACCGCCGAAACGGGCCGGGCGCAACATagtcgtcctccttgacggAACAGGCCAGGGGTTCTGCGATACCAACTCAAACATCATCAAGCTCCACACAGTACTTAAAGCGGATGAGGAACAGTTTCTCTACTACAGTAGCGGCCTGGGTGGGTTCCGAACTAGGCGCGGACGTTGTCGAAGCCCAGGTGCTGACATCAGGTACTGTTCTGCCGGCTAGCACTGGGTCGTGGGCCAacgcgcggcgcgagatGGCAATGATCATCGACAAGGCTGTCGCATGGTAGGTCGCACGTGGTTAGGGTTGATGTCCAGCGGGGCTCACGAACAGGAACTTTGACGACTGTGTCTGCGACGCCTACGCCTACTTGATGGACTACTACACGCCAGGAGACCGCGTGTACATCTTCGGTTTCTCGCGTGGTGCATACGTTGCCCGTGCGCTTGCTGGCATGATTCAGAAGGTGACTAGCGCGAGGCATGGCTGACGGAAGGTGGGCCTGCTCCCACGCGGTAACCAGCGTTCCCTCAAAGCGTGAGTATGGCCCAATGAGTGCTAACGCAGTGCATACCGAGTATACACAGACCCGAAGGCTGTCCGGAGCGAACGGGCTGATGACTCGGCAAACCAACCCGGTGCACAATACAGGCGCAttttctctctctcgcgGCCTGTGGTAATCGAATTCCTCGGCGCGTGGGATACGGTATCGAGCCTGGGCGGGTTTAGGTTGCCACGTTTGCCCTTTGCGAGCGGTGTGAAGACTGTCAAGTTTTTACGACAGGCACTTGCCCTCGATGAGCGCCGTATCCGCTTCACGCCCGAGTACATACACTatgacgccgaggagaacgcGTTGTGGGAACGAGTCAGAGTCTGCAAAACCCATCTGGCGCAACTGAGCTCCAGGTATGCTAGTAGGCAGGATCCGGGGATGGAGCATGCTCAGATGGAGCGTGCGCAGATGGAGCGTGCGCAGAAGGATCTTGCCCATGCCAGGGCAGAACTGAACAACAAGTTCCCAATCTACGAAAAGACCAAACTTGGAATGTTAAAGAGGCGCCGGATGGACTGCTGGTTCATGGGCTGTCACTCGGACGTTGGGGGTGGCAACGACCTGAACGGCGATCCGTCTCTGTCAAACATCCCCCTGCGGTGAGCCCAGATTGGCcgcgctgaccccagctgGATAGTGCGTGAGGCTGTGGATTGTGGCCTACTACTCAGCGCAACGGGAATGTCTTATCTCGCAGCCATGGCGATCCCCGagtgggcgaggaagggTTACCCCAACGAGAACCACTGCGGGCCGAGTGCAGCCACGATAGACTTCCTGAGTTGCCTCGCCGCGATCGTCGATGAGACGCTCACGAGTCCTTGCACGGAGCAGGAGGCGCTGAACGACATGGACAAGCTGTGCCAACAAATCAAACAGGAAGAGCTCCGCAAGCTGGTGGACTTGGTGGCCTGGCGCGATGTCGGGCCCGACCTCCTGTCCTTGGATGCCACAAGACCGTGTAAAGAGAGCCTCCGAGGCTTCGTCTATCGGAGCCTAGAAGTCTGCCCCCTCAAGACAAGATGGTACGCGCCTGACATGGGGACCGTCGAAACCAAGTCGAGGGTGACGTAGGTTTGCTCTGCTCCTGTTACACATCCGGGGCTGATTGCCAGCGTCAACTTTGGTGCGCCGAGACGGATGATGCCGGGTCAGCGCGTTCACATGTCCGTGTACCACCGAATGAACGCACCGGAGCAGCTGGGCTTGCCCAAGTATAGGCCCCGAGCACGGCTCCCGTCCGAGTTCAAGGACTGGGACGATGCGCTTAGGAAAAAAGAGGATCCGCTTTGGCTGATGTGAAGGAACTAACAGCGACTGGAAAGGGAAAAGTACGACTAAAAGAAAGGGGGGTTTTTCCTACTGTTTTGTACTGGTGAGAGGATGCAGAACGAATACGGACGTGTCGTAGACGGATAGTATTCACCGATTGTCGGTTGCTCGAGACCGGTGGAAGGTGGATATAGTTCCAATGTAGCCGTATTGACTTGGTGACAAGGAGATACATACGTTGGGAGTGAATGATGTCCCAGCACTGTATAGCCCCCTATACTGCATACTTCCTTGTTAATAACAGACGGCGGGGCTGTGGATAGAGACCATCAGCGGATAAAAAAACTCGAACTTCGGAGCAGGGCAACGACTCGAGCGAGAATCAAGGCAGTTGGGCAATTGGGTTCTCAGACGGCGGGGAACAAAAGAGGTGAGAGTGAAAGCAGGGTTGTGGGGAGGTTGATGCACCAAGACAAAGAGATTTTGAAGAGGTCAGCGCATGAAAAAGAATTGAACGGCGCAGGTGAAAACGCCAGAAATGAAAAAAAGATGTGGAGATATGCATGATAATAGGTCTAAATACATTCTGCTTCTCGTCAGCCGCCCACCTTCGTCCACTGGGGTTGGCCCCTCTGCCCTACCCAAGTCCCCATTCACAGGAGGAAATAACGCTCTCGACAGGACCATCCCCGCTCTGGAATCGTCCCACCGAGTCAACAGCGGCTCACCTTAGCCATCCGCCACGGCCCTGGGCGTTCGACTGGGAAACTATCGATACCAACGTTCGTATGTGCAAGCCGTCACCCCTTTCGCCTAATGGGAGCCCTTCGACGCGGAAACGACGTAACATTGTTCTCCTCCTGGATGGGACGGGCAAGGAGTTTGGAACAAGAACTCAAATCTCATTGAGTTGCATACGatgctcaaggccgacaatAACCAGTTGATATACTACAGCTCAGGACTGGGTTGTTACAGGACGTCGGGGAGACAGCGAACCAGCGCCAGGAACTGTTCTGCCGCCCATCACGGGTTGGAGGGCCAACATGAAGCGCTGGTTCTGGATGAAGATGGACCTGGCTCTGGTGTGGTGGGTGTGGAGATTGATGTTGCGACACAGATGTGCTGATGGGCCGGAACTTTAGCGACTTTGTCTGCAATGCCTACGAGTATTTGATGGATTATTACACGCCAGGCGACCACGTCTCACATCTTCGGCTTCTCGCGAGGTGCATACGTCGCACGTGCGCTTGCCGGCATGATACAGAAGGTTGGTGTTTAGTTGTTGGATATGCATAGACCACCGAATCTGACACTGGACAAGGGCATAGCAGCTAAGGGGCAGCGCATTGGGAGGTGCTGTGCACCTGCTgaggggtggtggggttgtAGTTGGTATTTGACTTACAGACAGGAATCAATACAAACATTTAGCTCCCACTCGCACGATAATCAAATCGTATTGTGGCCGACTATTGTATTCTACCCTGCATCTGGGCGACACGACTACGATTAGCCGTGCATATGAAAACACACTTCAACAACTGCTTCACTACTCAACACTCATCGTCATCACTCATCACTCATCACTGGCCCGTTGACACTGGGAACAGTCCactcggcgaccttggACTGCCGACTTGCGGGGTATCCTGTCACGACATTCTGCTGTCACTGTCCGCTCGAGGTACTCAGTGGTCCAAGCGGGTCAGTGCATTGATCAGGCTGTGCATCGGCATTGCAAGCCTTCCCTTCACTGCACTGTACCTCACTGCCTCACTGTACCAATTCATCCACTGGATGCCGTGTCCATCCGAGGCCTCAGCACACCTGTTTGATCTAAGCAGCCGCGCCTGCAACATGTCACGGAACCCACGTAACCCAGTGACACGCCACGTACGCCACAAGGTGCTCCTATTATTAATACGCTACCTCGAAGCGGTGCCGTAAACAGAAGTAACCCAGGTCCCCAGGTCCCAGGAATGTTGAATGAGCGGAATGAGCGGATGCACGTCAAGTGGTCAGACCCGCATCTTCATCTCGTCAAAGTCAATAGTTTGTCGCCACCGAGTAATTGATCCTGGATGAAGATGACCAGATGATCAGATGAACAAGGTTTGGTGCCTACTTCTGTCTTGCTCGGACCCGAGTAGAGGCGGGTGGCAAGGGCTAACAAACCATTGGCCTGGTCGGTACATTGTAACGTCATCCGACCATACCACCAGTGTCAACACTCAACTGTCAATAGCATTCATCTTGTCCACTAACACGCTCTTGTTGACTCTTTTCCAACCCGAGATGTCCGAGTCGAACCCCACGCCCAACTCGGAGCACGATGCCTCGCCCCGTCAGTCCACCGAGCCGCTGCTCGGTGCCCCACAGCCTGCGATGGAGGACGTGGATcagccgccgcgccgcgacTCAGTCGATCCGGGCCAGCGCAAGCGGCGTAACATTGTCCTACTTCTCGATGGGACCGGGAAGGAGTTTGGCGATATGAACTCGAACCTCATCAAGCTGCATACGGTGCTGCAGGCTGATGAGGACCAGCTGATCTACTACTCGAGTGGACTGGGTGAGTTAGGCTGCTGGCAACCTTGGCAAGAGAGGTAGGGAGCTGAAAGCAGGTACTGTCCTGCCTTCGAGCACTGGGTCGTGGGCGACGGTTCGGCGCCAGGCTGCCATGGCAATcgacctcgctctc contains the following coding sequences:
- a CDS encoding uncharacterized protein (Uncharacterized alpha/beta hydrolase domain (DUF2235)) gives rise to the protein MKSSLNKSPSDQNPILTESELPSPSPSTPTFPGPSRRAIDTIVMEHASSLMPLDEGPPKRAGRNIVVLLDGTGQGFCDTNSNIIKLHTVLKADEEQFLYYSSGLGTVLPASTGSWANARREMAMIIDKAVAWNFDDCVCDAYAYLMDYYTPGDRVYIFGFSRGAYVARALAGMIQKVGLLPRGNQRSLKAAYRVYTDPKAVRSERADDSANQPGAQYRRIFSLSRPVVIEFLGAWDTVSSLGGFRLPRLPFASGVKTVKFLRQALALDERRIRFTPEYIHYDAEENALWERVRVCKTHLAQLSSRYASRQDPGMEHAQMERAQMERAQKDLAHARAELNNKFPIYEKTKLGMLKRRRMDCWFMGCHSDVGGGNDLNGDPSLSNIPLRWIVREAVDCGLLLSATGMSYLAAMAIPEWARKGYPNENHCGPSAATIDFLSCLAAIVDETLTSPCTEQEALNDMDKLCQQIKQEELRKLVDLVAWRDVGPDLLSLDATRPCKESLRGFVYRSLEVCPLKTRWYAPDMGTVETKSRVTVNFGAPRRMMPGQRVHMSVYHRMNAPEQLGLPKYRPRARLPSEFKDWDDALRKKEDPLWLM